The window TAGCCATTCGTGAGATGATGGTCATCCTCAAAGGACTGGGCATCAATTCAAACCGATGGATCATCCAGGCAGGAGGGCTAATCCTACTTACCAGTGCATACTTATATAAAGATGATGGCTTAGCCCATACGCTGATATTCGTTGTGATGGGTAATTTATTTATGATGGCTTTTTTGTACCCCCGGACCACGCCTTTGGACACTTTTGGCAACATAACAACCACTTTGTACCTGGGGAATTTTATTTTCTTTTATTTGCTAAGGGATTTACCCGGCGGCTGGAGCTGGATCTTATTCCTGCTGGCTGCAACCTGGGCCAGCGATACCTTTGCCTATTTTGTGGGTAGATCCTTTGGCAAACATAAGCTGGCTCCCCTGCTCAGCCCCAAGAAAACCATTGAAGGCGCTTTGGGGGGCGTAGCGGGAGCGGTATTGGTGGGTTTTATCTTTACTCTGGTTGTTCCGGGTATGTCCACAGTGGTTATATTGCTGCTGGGCGCACTGATTGGGGTGGCTTCTTTGCTGGGGGATCTGGTGGAGTCGGCCTTTAAGCGTCAAGCCAAGGTGAAAGACTCGGGACAGATTATACCCGGACACGGGGGTGTGCTGGACAGGTTTGACAGCCTGCTGGTTACCGCACCGCTGGTATACTACGTTGTAAAATTGTTTATAATTTGAATATCATTTAGTATAGAGGTGAATTTTGTTGCCTACCTGGCTAAAGACCGCCCTAAATGTTGTATTGGCCGGTCTACTTCTTTTAGTGGCGTTTTTTACCCTGGATCGCCTTTGGGACTATGTGGCCAAGTGGCTTGGTTATCTAATTCCCCTTGCCATTCCTTTTATTGTGGCAATCTTCATGAGTTTTATACTTGAACCCATGGTGGTTATTTTTCAAGAGCGCGGACGCATGTCCCGGGGGCCCGCGGTGGCCTTGGCCATGCTGTTGGTGCTGGGTTTTTTTGGCATTATTATTGTTCTTTTATTACTCAAACTGGCTACTGAATTGTTTAATATATCCAAGGCTTTACCCGGGATCGTCGGCGAAATTCAAATTTGGCTTCAGGAGTCCCTGCCCAAATTAAAACATTTTTACGGAGAACTTCCGTCCAGCACCACAACCTATATTGAGAGTTCCCTTGGTTCCTTTGCCCAGTCTTTGCAGGGTTTTCTCAGTAAGACCACGGAATCCATTTTAAGTATTTTTACAGCGGTTCCCGGTGTGGTTGCATTTATTATTATCAGTTTACTGGCCACTTATTTCATCAGTAAAGACAGACGGTTACTGGCCCGCAAATGGGTCAGTCTTTGCCCTGCTCCCTATGGCGAGAGAAGTTTGCACATTGTCAGAGAGGTATTTGGGGCTTTCATTTCTTATATTAAGGCCCAGGGAATTTTAGTCAGCATCACTACCTTCACCAGCATCGTCGGTTTATACATTATCGGTGCTGAATATGCTTTGACCATGGGTCTTTTAATTGGTTTCTTTGATATTATTCCGGTGCTGGGTCCGGCTACGGTTTTTATTCCCTGGATTATTTGGGCTTTTATGAGCGGGCCTGCCATTTTTGCCGTTAAACTGCTGATTTTGTACGTAATTGTATTGGTTACCCGGCAGTTGCTGGAAACCAAAGTGGTGTCCCATAGCCTTGGCTTGCATCCACTAGCCACTCTCGTTGCTTTATTTGTTGGTTTTAAACTTCTGGGTTTTCTGGGTATGATTTTAGGTCCCATTTTGTTAATTGCAGTGCAGGCTTTTATAAAAGCAGGAATTCCCACCTCAAGGGTGAAATAAAAAAGATTGAGGTGCCTTTCATTATGAAACAACTTTCCATCCTTGGCAGTACCGGTTCCATTGGCAGGCAGACCCTGGAGGTAGTTGAGCAATTTCCAGAGGAGTTGAAGGTGGTAGCCCTGGCTGCCGGTCGAAATCGGGATGATTTCTTGAAACAATGCCTTTCTCATCGTCCCCGGGTGGTTTCTCTGGAATTAGAGGAAGATGCGCGCTGGCTTCGGGAACAACTGCCCGGACAGTATCATCCGGAAATTTATTTTGGTTTAAACGGGTTGGTGGAAGTGGCCACCTGCAGCGAAGCCGCGGTGGTATTAACGGCATTAAGCGGAGCCGTTGGTCTGATCCCTACCTGTGCCGCCATTGAGGCCGGCAAACAAATTGCTCTGGCCAACAAGGAAACGCTGGTGGCAGCAGGGGAATATGTAACCGGCCTGGCGGCAAAGAATAAAGTTCAACTGCTGCCGGTGGACAGTGAACATTCCGCCATATTTCAGTGCCTGCACGGGGAATCCAAACTTTGGGTCCGCAGAATCATACTAACGGCTTCCGGCGGACCTTTCCGGCAGCTGGATCAAAAAGCCCTCTCCCGGGTTACGCCCCAGATGGCCTTAAAACATCCCAATTGGTCCATGGGACAAAAGATTACCATTGATTCGGCAACCTTGATGAATAAGGGACTGGAGGTTATTGAAGCCAAGTGGCTTTTTGACTTGGATTTTGCTGCTATTGATGTGGTGGTGCATCCCCAGAGCCTGATTCACTCCATGGTGGAGTATGGCGACGGATCCATTCTGGCCCACCTGGGGATACCGGATATGCGCATCCCCATCCAATACGCTCTCAGTTATCCGGACCGCTGGTTCAATTCCTTACCCCGGTTGGGTTTAACGGAAATAAAGGCCCTGACCTTTGAGCAGCCGGATACCGGTCGTTTTCCCGCCCTGGCTCTGGCCTATGCGGCCGGGAAGGAAGGCGGCACGGCCCCGGCAGTGATGAACGCCGCCAACGAGATCGCGGTTCATGCCTTTTTAGCAGGAGAGATTCAATTTTTAGATATACCCCGGGTGGTTGAGAAAACCCTTAACGCCCACCAGACCTTTAAACCATCCAGCCTGGAAGAGATTATTGAAGTGGACGGCTGGGCCAGAAAAAGGGCTGTACAATTTTTAACAAATATATAGAGGTGAAGAAATGCAAACATTTATCGCTTCGGTAGTTGTCTTTGGGCTATTGATTTTTTTCCATGAACTGGGTCATTTTTTAGTGGCCAAGCGGGTGGGTATCCTGGTACATGAATTTAGCCTGGGATTTGGTCCCAAGATTTTTGGGATTCGCCGGGGCGAGACAATTTATAACCTTCGCCTGCTGCCTCTGGGCGGCTTTGTTCGCATGGCGGGGATGGACCCCAATGAAGAGGAAAACGATATTCCCGTTGAAAAAGCCTTTAATCATAAAACAGCCCTGCAAAGGGCGGCGGTAATTATCGCCGGACCTTTAATGAATTTTGTGCTGGCTGCGGTGTTATTCGCTTTGGTGATTATGATGCAGGGGATCCCGGTTGCTTCAACCAAAGTGGGAGAGGTTATCAGCGGTTATCCCGCTCAACAGGCCGGTATGCAAGCCGGAGATAAGATTGTGGCTGTCAACGACAAGCCGGTTCAGGACTGGAACGAACTGGTGGGTGAAGTGAATAAATATCAAGGCGAGCCCGTCAAATTGAACGTGCTGCGTGACTCTCAGGAACTGCAGCTGACCGTAACCACCATGAAAGATCAAAGCGGCCGCTATATGATCGGTATCCGGGCGGATGAGAAGGAAACCTTTATTAAAAAAATGAATCCTCTGGCGGCCATGGCGGAAGGAACAGTTTATACCGGCAAGGTTACCGTCTTTATTTTGGTCTACATCGGGCAAATGATTACCGGCGGCGGTGAAGTGGACTTGGGAGGACCAATCCGGGTGGTTTCGGAAATTAGCAAGGCGGCGGCCTTTGGCCCTTTTCAGGTTATGCAGCTGGCGGCTTTTCTCAGTATCAACCTGGGGCTGTTTAATCTTTTCCCCATTCCCGCCCTGGACGGCAGTCGGGTTTTATTCCTGCTGTGGGAGAAGATTTCCGGAAGGCCGGTGGACCCTTCCAGAGAGAGTTTCATTCACCTGGTGGGCTTTGGCCTGCTGCTTTTGTTAATGGTGGTCATTACCTATAACGATGTGGTATCCATCATGTTTGATAAATAATGGCGGAGGCTCCCATGAAATTCAAAAATACCCGTCCGGTGAAAGTCGGCCCGGTGCAAATTGGCGGCGGCGCACCGGTGATTGTACAATCCATGACCAATACCGATACCCGGGACGCCCGGGCAACCATTGAACAAATCAAAGAGCTGACCGAGGCAGGCTGTGAAGTGATCCGGGTCGCGGTGCCCGACAGAGAAGCCGCCGGGGCTCTGGCAGCCATCAAGGCCGGTATTGCCATCCCGCTGATCGCAGATATTCACTTTGATTACCGCTTGGCCCTGGCTGCTTTAGAAGCCGGTGTTGATGGCTTAAGAATTAATCCGGGGAATATCGGGGGCCAAAGGAAGGTTGCCGAAGTGGTGGCCGCGGCCCGGGAAAGGCTGGTGCCCATTCGCATCGGTGTCAATGCCGGTTCCCTGGAAAAAGAACTCCTAAGCAAATACGGCGGGGTAACCGCCGCTGCCATGGTGGAAAGTGCCCTGAGACATATTGAAATGCTGGAGGGCCTGAATTACCGGGAAATAAAAATTTCTTTAAAGGCTTCCAACATTCCTTTGATGCTGGAGGCTTATCAAAAGCTGTCGGCCCAGGTGGAATACCCCATGCATATTGGCGTAACCGAGGCAGGTACCGTCAAGGGCGGCATGATCAAGTCCGCCGTGGGTATCGGGGCCTTGCTGGCTGCAGGAATTGGCGATACCCTGCGGGTTTCTTTAACCGGACATCCCAAACATGAAGTGTATGTGGCCTGGGAAATCTTAAAAGCCCTGGGGCTGCGGAGGAGAGGAGTAGAACTGATTTCCTGTCCTACCTGCGGCAGAACCCAGATTAATCTGATTCAGATTGCGGAACAGGTGGAAGAAAAGCTGGCCCGGGTGGACAAGCCCCTTAAGGTGGCTGTCATGGGCTGTGCGGTGAACGGCCCCGGAGAAGCCCGGGAGGCCGATGTTGGCATTGCCGGAGGGAAAGGGGTTGGCCTGATCTTTCGTAAAGGGGAAATCATCCGTCAGGTCCCTGAGGAGGATTTGCTGCAAGAATTGCTGAAGGAAATAGAAAAGCTGTAGAATTAGCACTGTCAGGAGGAGACCATTGATGCGAACAACACAAATGCTGATGCCCACTTTGCGGGAGGTTCCTGCAGAAGCCGAAGTTGTCAGCCACCAGCTTTTACTGCGGGCAGGCTTTATTCGGAAACTTGCCTCGGGTGTATATACCTATTTGCCTTTGGCCATGCGGGTTTTGCAAAAAATAGAACGAATCGTTCGGGAAGAAATGAACCGTCAGGGCGGTCAGGAGCTTTTAATGCCCATTATCCAGCCCGCTGAAATATGGCTGGAATCCGGAAGGTGGCATGTCTATGGCCCGGAACTGTTTCGTTTAAAAGACCGCCACGACCGTGATTTTTGTTTGGGACCCACCCATGAAGAGGTCATTACCCTTTTGGTGCGGGGTGAAGTAAGATCTTATAAGCAAATGCCCTTGTTGCTTTATCATATAACCAATAAATACCGTGACGAACGCCGCCCCCGTTTTGGACTGATGCGGGGCCGGGAATTTATTATGAAAGATTTGTATTCCTTTGACCGTAATGAAGAAGAGCTGGATGTCAGCTATCAAAAGATGCACGAAGCTTACACCAATGTATTTACCCGCTGCGGTCTGAAATTCCGTCCTGTGGAAGCGGATTCCGGCGCCATTGGAGGCAGCAGCACCCATGAGTTTATGGTCCTGGCGGATTCCGGTGAGGCAGCCATCCTTTATTGCTCCCACTGTGATTATGCCGCCAATATTGAAAAGGCTTCCCTGCCTGCCGCAGGACTGGATGCCGCCGTGCCGCCGCTGGAGCTTGAGCAGGTGTCTACGCCGGGTCAGAAGTCTGCCGCTGAGGTGGCACAGTTTTTTGGCCTGGAAACCAGTCAGGTGATCAAGACCATGATTTACCGTACCGATAAAGAACTGGTGGCGGCCTTGGTACGGGGTGACCGGGATGTTAACGAAATAAAACTGCTGAATGTCTTAGGAGCCCTGACTGTTGAACTGGCCAGCGAGACCGAGGTTCAGCAGGCCACCGGGGCGCCAACGGGATATGCCGGTCCGGTGGGTCTTAAAAAAATTCGCATGGTGGCGGACCACGAAGTGATGGCCCTGGTTAATGCCGTTGCAGGCGCCAATCAAGGGGATGCCCACTATAAAAACGTAAATCCGGACCGCGACTTTAAACCCGACTTGGTAGCAGACATTCGCATGGTGCAGGCCGGTGAGTCCTGTGCCAACTGCGGGGGAACCCTGGAGGAAGCCCGGGGCATTGAAGTGGGCCAGATTTTCAAGCTGGGCACCAAATACAGCAAGACGTTGGGGGCAACCTATTTAGATGAAAACGGCAAGGAGCAGCCCATTGTCATGGGCTGCTACGGGATCGGGGTGAGCCGTACCATGGCTGCGGCCATCGAGCAAAATCACGATGCGGACGGGATTATCTGGCCGGCCAGTATTGCTCCCTACCATGCGGTGGTGATCCCGGTATCGGCCAAGGATCAGGGACAAATGGAGCTGGCCGGGGACTTATATGATCAACTAAACCGTCTGGGAGTGGAAACCATCCTGGATGACCGGGCGGAGCGTCCCGGCGTTAAATTCAAAGATGCGGATCTAATTGGCTATCCCTTGCGCATTGTTGTAGGTGCCAAGGCCCTCAGTGAAGGCGTGGTAGAGGTCCGGCAGCGCCGTTCAGGACAAGTGGATTTGCTTCCTGTAGATCAGTTGGCGGAAAAAGTTAAAGAAATACTAACTTCCCTGTAGGTGTAAATAATGCAATTACAAAGGATTTTGCTGCTGTCCGTCTCCGCCGGGGAAGGCCACATGAGGGCGGCGGCAGCGATAAAAGAGGAGATTTTCAGACGCAATCCCGGCGCTACGATAGAGATTCTGGATACCTTCCGTTACGCCAGTCCTTTAATTGAAAAGGTTGTGCTGGGGACCTACATGGAAATTATTAAAATGTCCCCGGTGATTTACGGTTACCTTTACCGCCAAGCGGAAAAGGAAAAACCCTTTTCCGGTTTTGCCAAAAAGGAGTTTAACCGTATCATGAGCCTTTTGGCGGCTCCCAAACTGGAATCTTTGATGAATCAGATGCAGCCTCAGGCCATTGTTTGCACCCATCCTTTCCCTCTGGGCATTTTAATTCATTTACGCCAGCAGGGGAAATGCCCAATGCCCATTTTGGGGACAATAACGGACTTTACGGTGCATCCCTTCTGGTTGTTTGAAGAGGTGGATTGCTACCTGCTGGCAGCGGAATCTCTGGTAAAATCATTTCAGGAGTACGGGATTGCCAAAGAAAAAATTAAGGCTACGGGAATCCCCATTGATCCAAACTTTGCCCTGCCCAAAGAAAGGGCTTCCTTAAGGAACCGTTGGCGCCTGAAGCCGCAGCATCAGGCGGTTTTGGTCATGGGTGGGGGCTTGGGGATGGGCCCTTTGGAAGAAGTGGTGAAGGATTTGGCTTCTTCCGGGCTGCCCTGCCAAATTGTGGTGGTCTGCGGGCGAAATGAAGAACTAAGGCAGAAATTGTTAAAAGTAACGCCTCATTTGTCCGGAAATGTTCAGGTGCTGGGTTATGTTACCGAGATACAGGATTTAATGGCCGCCTGCGATTTTATGGTGGGAAAAGCCGGAGGGCTCACTTCCTCGGAAGCCATGGCCAGCGGGCTGCCGATGTTTATCACCGATCCGATTCCCGGACAGGAAGAGCGGAATGTTGCCTTTCTGGAGGCCGCCGGGGCGGCAAAACTGGTCAGGAACCCTGAGGATTTAGTTTATCAGGTTAAAAAATACTTGACCGATCCCGTAGCGCAACAGGTTATGAAAGAAAATGCCCGGAAAATTGGCCGGCCTAGATCGGCGGAGTCTGTGGTGAACGTTATTGAAGAGTTAATCAATCACCGGTTGGCAAGAATAAAAGGATTTGCATGATCGCTTCAGCTTTTCACCTGGGGGGGTTAACTTGACCGTTTCTTTAGTAGAAGTTTTAGATCCATCCAAAATAAATCCCGACTTAACCAAGATTGCAAAGCAAATGCAGGTTGTCGGGGTTGTTGTCAATACACAAAAGAAGCAATGGAAATTAAAAATCTTTTTAAATAAACCTTTGACCCGTGAAGTAGAAAACCAATTCAAAGCGGCCCTGGAACCCCTTACACCGAGGCCGGTTGTTTTAGAAATTGACTTCCACTGCCCAAGGATAATGCCTTGCCAAGAACCGGATATAAGATTTCTTCAGGAACAATTGGCGGGGCAATATCCGGTTGTTCGGGGTTGGCTGGAGCAGACGGAATGGTTTTGGGAAAAGGACTGCCTGACGGTAACCCTGCCGGATGAGGTTAGTCTGGATTTGCTAAAAAGCAGAGAGGGCGACCTCTTTCTTAAAAACCTGATTAAAAGAAATTTTGCGGTTGAAGCAAAAATTGTTTTTGATTTAAAACCTCAATCCTACTCGGAGGAGGACTGGTGTTCTAGACAGGATCAGTTGGAGCAAGCCCTGCTGGAGAAACTGGCCTCTGAACAAGCGGTGGTTCCCAAGGAACAAAAGAACGGGGCTGCCAGTAAGGAAAAAGCTCAGGACGATACCGTTATCCTGGGCAGACCCATCAAAGGCGAAGCGGTGCCCATTAAAACCATCCAGGAAGAAGAGCGCCAGGCGGTGGTGAAGGGTAAGATCTTTAGCCTGGAAATCAGACAGTTGAAAACCGGCCGGCAAATTTTGACCTTTCATCTGACGGACTTTACCGACTCCATTGAAGTAAAAAAATTTCTGGAAGAAACAGATGCGGATACCGCCGAGCAGTTGAAGGAAGGGCAGTGGATCCTGGTCCGGGGACCGGTTCAGTACGATAAGTTTACCCAGGAACTAACCCTGATGGCTTACGATATCAATCGAGCAAGCATGCCGGTGCGTTTGGACCTGGCGCCGGAGAAGAGAGTGGAGCTGCACTTACATACCCGGATGAGTTCTATGGACAGTGTCTGCAGTGCCGCGGAAGCGGTGAAGCAGGCGGCGGCCTGGGGACACCCGGCCGTGGCCGTTACCGATCATGGTGTGGTTCAGGCCTTCCCCGAGGCCTATGCCGCTGCCAAAAAGGCCGGTATTAAACTCATTTTTGGCCTGGAAGGATATCTAATTGATGACGGCGCTGCGCTGGTTTTTAATCTTAAAAAGAATGTCCCGTTAAATAACCGGGAATACGTTGTGTTTGACTTTGAGACAACCGGGTTTTCGCCGCAAAAGGATGATATTATTGAAATTGGTGCTGTTAAATTTCTAAACGGAATAGAGACAGGCCGCTTTGGCACCATGGTGAAACCCGGCCGGGAAATTCCCTACGAGATAACCAAGCTTACGGGGATTACTCCGGAAATGGTCAAAGATGCCCCGGAACCGGCCCAGGCCCTGGCCGAATTTCGCAGCTTTATTGGCGATGCCATCCTGGTGGCCCATAATGCTTCTTTTGATCTGGGGTTTCTGCGGGTAGGATTTGCTAAATATCTGGATGATGAAGTCCGCCATCCGGTCATTGATACCTTGGGGGTAGCCCGGGCTTTATGCCCCGAACTGAAGAATCATAAGCTGGGCACCTTGGTGAAAGAGTTTAAAATCGAGCTGGCCAATCACCACCGGGCGGTGGATGATGCGGCTGCCACCGGCAAACTGTGGCAAATTTTAATGAATAAAGCCCTGCAAAAGAATGCCGAAGATCTGGAATCCCTGAATGATTTAGGCCATAAAATCAGCCACGAAAAACTCCGCTCAAGGCATGTTACTTTGCTGGTTAAAGATGAAAAGGGATTAAAAAATCTTTATCAACTGGTTTCCTTATCCCATCTTGAATATTTTCACCGGCAGCCGCGAATTCCCAAATCAAAACTGGTGAAACTGCGGGAGGGGCTATTGATCGGGTCTGCCTGTGAAGCCGGCGAGTTATATCAGGCCTTGCTGTCCGGGGTCTCGCCGGAAGAACTGAAAGAGATCGCTTCCTTTTATGATTATCTGGAAATACAACCCCTGGGCAACAATGAATTTATGGTACGTTCCGGTCAGGTCAATAGTCTGGAGGACCTGAAAAAATTGAACCAAAGGATTGTTGACCTGGGGAATCAGTTAAACATACCGGTGGTGGCCACCGGGGATGTGCACTTCATGAATCCGGAGGACGGCATCTACCGCAGTATCTTGATGGCGGGCAAGGGATTTGAAGATGCCGATAACCAAGCGCCCCTTTATTTTAAGACCACCGAAGAAATGCTGAAGGACTTTTCTTATCTTGGGCGAAAAACAGCGGAAG is drawn from Desulforamulus ruminis DSM 2154 and contains these coding sequences:
- a CDS encoding phosphatidate cytidylyltransferase; amino-acid sequence: MLSALVGIPVILLAAWYGNEFLLLLTAVAYGIAIREMMVILKGLGINSNRWIIQAGGLILLTSAYLYKDDGLAHTLIFVVMGNLFMMAFLYPRTTPLDTFGNITTTLYLGNFIFFYLLRDLPGGWSWILFLLAATWASDTFAYFVGRSFGKHKLAPLLSPKKTIEGALGGVAGAVLVGFIFTLVVPGMSTVVILLLGALIGVASLLGDLVESAFKRQAKVKDSGQIIPGHGGVLDRFDSLLVTAPLVYYVVKLFII
- the ytvI gene encoding sporulation integral membrane protein YtvI, which codes for MPTWLKTALNVVLAGLLLLVAFFTLDRLWDYVAKWLGYLIPLAIPFIVAIFMSFILEPMVVIFQERGRMSRGPAVALAMLLVLGFFGIIIVLLLLKLATELFNISKALPGIVGEIQIWLQESLPKLKHFYGELPSSTTTYIESSLGSFAQSLQGFLSKTTESILSIFTAVPGVVAFIIISLLATYFISKDRRLLARKWVSLCPAPYGERSLHIVREVFGAFISYIKAQGILVSITTFTSIVGLYIIGAEYALTMGLLIGFFDIIPVLGPATVFIPWIIWAFMSGPAIFAVKLLILYVIVLVTRQLLETKVVSHSLGLHPLATLVALFVGFKLLGFLGMILGPILLIAVQAFIKAGIPTSRVK
- a CDS encoding 1-deoxy-D-xylulose-5-phosphate reductoisomerase, coding for MKQLSILGSTGSIGRQTLEVVEQFPEELKVVALAAGRNRDDFLKQCLSHRPRVVSLELEEDARWLREQLPGQYHPEIYFGLNGLVEVATCSEAAVVLTALSGAVGLIPTCAAIEAGKQIALANKETLVAAGEYVTGLAAKNKVQLLPVDSEHSAIFQCLHGESKLWVRRIILTASGGPFRQLDQKALSRVTPQMALKHPNWSMGQKITIDSATLMNKGLEVIEAKWLFDLDFAAIDVVVHPQSLIHSMVEYGDGSILAHLGIPDMRIPIQYALSYPDRWFNSLPRLGLTEIKALTFEQPDTGRFPALALAYAAGKEGGTAPAVMNAANEIAVHAFLAGEIQFLDIPRVVEKTLNAHQTFKPSSLEEIIEVDGWARKRAVQFLTNI
- the rseP gene encoding RIP metalloprotease RseP, producing MQTFIASVVVFGLLIFFHELGHFLVAKRVGILVHEFSLGFGPKIFGIRRGETIYNLRLLPLGGFVRMAGMDPNEEENDIPVEKAFNHKTALQRAAVIIAGPLMNFVLAAVLFALVIMMQGIPVASTKVGEVISGYPAQQAGMQAGDKIVAVNDKPVQDWNELVGEVNKYQGEPVKLNVLRDSQELQLTVTTMKDQSGRYMIGIRADEKETFIKKMNPLAAMAEGTVYTGKVTVFILVYIGQMITGGGEVDLGGPIRVVSEISKAAAFGPFQVMQLAAFLSINLGLFNLFPIPALDGSRVLFLLWEKISGRPVDPSRESFIHLVGFGLLLLLMVVITYNDVVSIMFDK
- the ispG gene encoding flavodoxin-dependent (E)-4-hydroxy-3-methylbut-2-enyl-diphosphate synthase — encoded protein: MKFKNTRPVKVGPVQIGGGAPVIVQSMTNTDTRDARATIEQIKELTEAGCEVIRVAVPDREAAGALAAIKAGIAIPLIADIHFDYRLALAALEAGVDGLRINPGNIGGQRKVAEVVAAARERLVPIRIGVNAGSLEKELLSKYGGVTAAAMVESALRHIEMLEGLNYREIKISLKASNIPLMLEAYQKLSAQVEYPMHIGVTEAGTVKGGMIKSAVGIGALLAAGIGDTLRVSLTGHPKHEVYVAWEILKALGLRRRGVELISCPTCGRTQINLIQIAEQVEEKLARVDKPLKVAVMGCAVNGPGEAREADVGIAGGKGVGLIFRKGEIIRQVPEEDLLQELLKEIEKL
- a CDS encoding proline--tRNA ligase is translated as MRTTQMLMPTLREVPAEAEVVSHQLLLRAGFIRKLASGVYTYLPLAMRVLQKIERIVREEMNRQGGQELLMPIIQPAEIWLESGRWHVYGPELFRLKDRHDRDFCLGPTHEEVITLLVRGEVRSYKQMPLLLYHITNKYRDERRPRFGLMRGREFIMKDLYSFDRNEEELDVSYQKMHEAYTNVFTRCGLKFRPVEADSGAIGGSSTHEFMVLADSGEAAILYCSHCDYAANIEKASLPAAGLDAAVPPLELEQVSTPGQKSAAEVAQFFGLETSQVIKTMIYRTDKELVAALVRGDRDVNEIKLLNVLGALTVELASETEVQQATGAPTGYAGPVGLKKIRMVADHEVMALVNAVAGANQGDAHYKNVNPDRDFKPDLVADIRMVQAGESCANCGGTLEEARGIEVGQIFKLGTKYSKTLGATYLDENGKEQPIVMGCYGIGVSRTMAAAIEQNHDADGIIWPASIAPYHAVVIPVSAKDQGQMELAGDLYDQLNRLGVETILDDRAERPGVKFKDADLIGYPLRIVVGAKALSEGVVEVRQRRSGQVDLLPVDQLAEKVKEILTSL
- a CDS encoding MGDG synthase family glycosyltransferase, yielding MQLQRILLLSVSAGEGHMRAAAAIKEEIFRRNPGATIEILDTFRYASPLIEKVVLGTYMEIIKMSPVIYGYLYRQAEKEKPFSGFAKKEFNRIMSLLAAPKLESLMNQMQPQAIVCTHPFPLGILIHLRQQGKCPMPILGTITDFTVHPFWLFEEVDCYLLAAESLVKSFQEYGIAKEKIKATGIPIDPNFALPKERASLRNRWRLKPQHQAVLVMGGGLGMGPLEEVVKDLASSGLPCQIVVVCGRNEELRQKLLKVTPHLSGNVQVLGYVTEIQDLMAACDFMVGKAGGLTSSEAMASGLPMFITDPIPGQEERNVAFLEAAGAAKLVRNPEDLVYQVKKYLTDPVAQQVMKENARKIGRPRSAESVVNVIEELINHRLARIKGFA
- a CDS encoding PolC-type DNA polymerase III yields the protein MTVSLVEVLDPSKINPDLTKIAKQMQVVGVVVNTQKKQWKLKIFLNKPLTREVENQFKAALEPLTPRPVVLEIDFHCPRIMPCQEPDIRFLQEQLAGQYPVVRGWLEQTEWFWEKDCLTVTLPDEVSLDLLKSREGDLFLKNLIKRNFAVEAKIVFDLKPQSYSEEDWCSRQDQLEQALLEKLASEQAVVPKEQKNGAASKEKAQDDTVILGRPIKGEAVPIKTIQEEERQAVVKGKIFSLEIRQLKTGRQILTFHLTDFTDSIEVKKFLEETDADTAEQLKEGQWILVRGPVQYDKFTQELTLMAYDINRASMPVRLDLAPEKRVELHLHTRMSSMDSVCSAAEAVKQAAAWGHPAVAVTDHGVVQAFPEAYAAAKKAGIKLIFGLEGYLIDDGAALVFNLKKNVPLNNREYVVFDFETTGFSPQKDDIIEIGAVKFLNGIETGRFGTMVKPGREIPYEITKLTGITPEMVKDAPEPAQALAEFRSFIGDAILVAHNASFDLGFLRVGFAKYLDDEVRHPVIDTLGVARALCPELKNHKLGTLVKEFKIELANHHRAVDDAAATGKLWQILMNKALQKNAEDLESLNDLGHKISHEKLRSRHVTLLVKDEKGLKNLYQLVSLSHLEYFHRQPRIPKSKLVKLREGLLIGSACEAGELYQALLSGVSPEELKEIASFYDYLEIQPLGNNEFMVRSGQVNSLEDLKKLNQRIVDLGNQLNIPVVATGDVHFMNPEDGIYRSILMAGKGFEDADNQAPLYFKTTEEMLKDFSYLGRKTAEEVVIWNPRSIAEAIQTFKPIPDQLHPPCIEGAEQQITDMTLARAEELYGNPLPLVVQQRVDKELKSIIGNGFAVLYLIAHKLVKRSLDDGYLVGSRGSVGSSLVATFTGITEVNPLPPHYRCPDCRHSEFLQDGSAGSGADLPDKACPHCGTGYVKDGHDIPFEVFLGFEGDKVPDIDLNFSGEYQPRAHKFTEELFGKDHVFRAGTIGTIAEKTAFGFVKNYLDERNIKKRNAEIKRLVTGCAGVKRTTGQHPGGLMVVPSNADVHMFTPVQRPADDVKSDTITTHFDYHSIHDSLVKLDILGHDDPTVIRMLEDLTGINAREIPLDEPKTMSLFSSTEALGVTAEELRSSVGTYAIPEFGTKFVRQMLVDTKPTTFSELVRISGFSHGTDVWLNNAQDLIRAGTCRLSEAISARDDIMVYLIYKGLPPKQAFKIMEGVRKGKGVTAEDAEIMRSHQVPQWYIESCQKIKYMFPKAHATAYVMMAFRIAWFKVHQPEAFYAAYFSVRADDFDAELMVQGPGKLRQVIEEIEEKGNAASQKEKNLLTILEVVLEMNCRGYKLLPVSLEQSDSSKFLITPEGLLSPFAGLQGVGRTAAQSIVAAREEAPFTSIDDLRNRARVSKTVIEVLQEHGCLRHLQASDQMALF